The window AGCGGTACCAGGGCTCTGGGCCAGCGACACTGCCATCCCCATAACCTGCCCACCGCGTCTCTACCCGCCCCGTGTTGGCCTCCCACGTGGGAAAGAAGCGGTGCCTGAGAGGGCCTTGCCCCTTTGGGGAGTTCTCTTGTTTTGTGATTCCCAAGAAATGCCCCACAGCCCCCCCGCCACCCTCCCCTCCAGCGCTGGGGGCACACACACGCCTGAATGTCTTCGGCCACCACAACAGGCTGGCGTCTGTTCTCCTCGAGCCACAGGTGATGGGGCAGAGGAATGACCTCTGACCTGAGCACTGCATCCATCACCCTGAGACCTAGGCCGGAAGCTGGAAGACGCCTGAGGGGTGTGTCCCTCTGAAGGCAGGCGGGTGTAAACAGCACTGTGCGTGAGGCAGCTGGATGGGACAGAGGCGTGCAGACACGTGGAGGACGGCTCCGAGGCGGGAAGGTTGTGGGAAGAAGTGGCTTTCGCCTATCCAGCCTCGTTTTCCTCCGGGGGCCCCTGCCCGTGTCCCAGCAGATGCTCCTGGCCCGGGCGCTGTCTGGCCCTGCCCGCCCCTCCCTGTGCCCCAAAGCCCCACAGGGCCCCAGGATCcgcagaggcagagagcaggcagATGGTGCACCCAGCTCTGGTTTATTAGAAAAGGTGTGAACAGAGTTGCACCGACAGGAgtaggccccccccccccccccccccccccccccccccccccaccgggCTGTAGTGCCTCTCAGGGCGCAGCCTCCAGTGGCCTGGACAGCAGGGTCTCCAGAGCCCCGGCTGCTCCCCCCAGCTCCCTGATAGATTTATTgcacttaagaaaaagaaagctctgaTCCTCCGCTCCcatctccccccaccaccccgaGCCCCGCGCCCACCCTGTCGGGGCTGCTCTACCGCCAACCACCACCGTCACGCACCGCCCTCCCAAGCCATGCCTCCTGCCTGGACCTGCGCCCAGGGCCACGGGGGgaccaccccaccaccacccaggaTTCCTGCCCTGTACAGGGCAAGCCTGGCCAGacaagccctctggaaaaggggcCTGGCCTTGTGGCCAAAGTCCTTGGagacttcctcctcctctttgtctctcctccttccatcCACCCCCAGCCCAGAGTCTTCGAGCGCCAAGTGTGGACACATAAATACAAGTGCTTAAGTCAGGGCAGGCAGGCCCACTCCCTGCAGCTCCTGCACCCTGTGTAGTGTTGCTGTGGGGGGCGGGGGTCCCCAGAAAGGCCCCCACACCCCTGGCGTCCGGGCCTCAGGAAGACTGGGCTGGGGGTGCGCGGATCTTGGGGCTCCGGCCTCAGCTCATCGAAGACTGATGGGAAAGAAGGAACTTGGGGAGGAGATGAGGAGGCCTGTCAGGCCAGGGCTCCATCATGGCCCCGGTCCCGGCCCCGGGCCCAGCCCTCGCTCACCTAAAGTGTCACAGTGTCTCCTGCCCGGATTCCTGACTGGCTTCCAGAAGCAGCTCCTCGAGCTCCTTCTCGTTCTTGGAGCAGCTCAGTTCTGCGAGGGGAGAGCGGGCGGGGAGCCCCCAGTCAAGGGGGCGGggatgtgggggccagcccatcCCCACAAGCCCTGCCCAAGCCAGACCCCCAGGGCAGCACAGGGCCCAGGGACCACTGAGACCATCAGACTCCAGTCGACAAATCTTACGTGTGACTCCCCTAGGGAGCACTCTCAGGGGTGCGAGGGAAGCCAGGTGGGGACGGAGGATCAAGGgccattttaaagaggaggaaactgaggatgcTTACACAGCACCCAGGGGCCCCTGTCCGGCCCCAGAGCTCCCCTCACCGTGTTCTAGGCCACAGCTGCCCGTCTTGGCCTCAGGCCCCGGGGGTGGCTCTGGGGGCAGTGCGAGGGCAAACTCGGGCTTCAGGCCGTTGGGCAGGGGTGGCCCTGGCTGCGGCGGCTCTGCCTGTGGCTGAGGCTCCGATGACCCGGGGTCCCAAGTGCCAACAGCCGCAGCTGGCGGTAGGGCAGGTGAGGGCGGCGGGGAGGATAAGGCAGGGGGGGAGGGCGGACAAGGAGGGGCAGggggggaaggaggggcagggggcacagGTGGCTCTGCCCTCTCAGGTGGACTCTCCACCCGGGTCACCACAAACACCTTGTGGCCCCGGCCCGGGCTGGACACGGAAATGCGCTGCtcggtgagggaggaggggctgcctgggggaCTCCTGTCCCCAGGGTGCAGGGAGTCCGTGGGGGGCACCAGGGCGGGGCAGGGGACCTCCGCCCTCTCCCCGTCCTCGCCCTCGGAGTCTGAGTCTGAGTCTGAGTCTGGCCCGGGCGCGGGCCCTGGGGCCCCATTCTCCTGCGCCTCGGCGGCGGGCTCGTCCCCAGGCTCCTGGCCGGGCTGGGGCTCGGTGACGGTGATCTCGGGCATGGAGGCTGACAGCTGCAGCCgctgctccttctcctcccgCTCACGCGCCAGCACGAAGTTGCGCTTGCAGCCATTCTGGATCTCAGCGAGCAGCGCCTTCTGCGTCTCGATGAAGCTCTTCACCTGTGGGCGGAGTGGCCTGGCTAGGGCTCGGGGTGGCCGCCCGCCCTGTGGTGGGGCCTGGGGTtgccccaggctggccccgcTCCCCCAAACCTGCGTGCAGCCACAGGAAAAGCCAGCTCACCGCCTCCTTCTTGGGCTCACGGTCAAGGTCCAGGCGCAGCAGGGAATGGTTCACCTTGAGGGCCAACGACAGTGCCATGAGCCCGCCCGTCTTGATCTCGTTCTCCCGAAGGTCCAGTCTTAGGAGGCGGGGGCTCTCGGCGATGAACTCCGCCACTGCCACCGCGCCTGGGAGGGGGACCGCAGGGGCTGGCCACGGGCCCGGGCCCACGCCCGCCTGGCCGCCCCCAGCCCGGCCCGCAGCCCTCCCTGCACCCTACCCTCGCACGTGAGCTTGGTGGAGGCCAGGCCGAGGCGCAGCACGCTGCGGTTGCCGATGAGGCCGTTCTTGAGGTTACGCACGCCCTCATTGCCGATGGGGTTGTGGCCCAGGTTCAGCGTCTCCAGGCTCTGGGTGTGTGGCTGGAGGGGGCAGCAGTGAGAGTGAGGAAAGGCCCAGAAAGCAGTCAGGAGAGGCAAAGCCACGCTGGCTCAGCAGCGCCGCCAGGTGAGAGAGCCAGCGCGCTTATGCTCAGGGCCGCACCCCTCGCACCATCAGTGCCTCCCCGGGCGCCAGCTGCCTGGTGCATCCCCAGCCTCCAAGCATCCAGCCCACCTGCGCCCACAGCCCGGGCCACCTCTGCCCCTTGGCATGCCAAGGATGCGGCACAGGCCCCGCCTGGGTCCTCCCATCCTGGGAGGAGTCCCAGTGCCTGCAGACTCGCTGCAGATACCGCACTGTAAGAAGCCGAGAGACTGCGACGGCTCCCAGAGACATTAACTCTACACAAAGCAGGCGCGCCCGGCACGAAGCACAGTCCCAGGCCACAGCGCTGAGCGCGGAGACGAGTGAGGAAGGGCCACTCTCCTCGGGCAAAGAGGGTGGGGCTGAAGGAAGACCAAGCAGGCCGACAGGAGCAGGTGAGGGGTTCTGGAAGCTTAAGGATGAGTGCGCCTCGGAGCCACACCGGGTGGAAGAGGACCGGGTTGGGAGCCAGGCCATGgcactgccctcccctctccgAGCGACTCACCAGCGTCATACCCAGGAAGGCCATGCCCGTGTGCGTGAGCTGGTTGTTCCACAGCACCAGGGTCGCCagccccttcctctgctccttgAGGCCCTCGCAGATGTAGGCCAGACCTGGGGGAGGCCCGTGGACAAGTCCGTCTGGGGTCCAGGCGCCTCCCCAGGGGACACCAGCGTGGTGGGACTGCCACCCTGCCAGCACTCAGCAGCTCCCAGGGCTCCGCCCCCTGTCTGCCCAGCCCACAGCTCGGCGGCCACCTCCTGCTGCCGCACCCCTCCCTCGGGCTGGGCCGGCACACAGGCTCCCCGATCCCTGGGATCCCGGGAGGGAGGAAACATTCCTCCCGGGCACCCAGATGAAGGCCTCTGCAGTCGCTTCAGATCTTCACTCAAATGACCTCCCACGTGTCAGTCCCTGGCCAGCCCACCCTCCAGCCCACCCCTGCTGCTGTATTTTCCTCCAGAGCACGTCTCACCATCTGACAGACCCGCCACATGATTAATTTATCTTGGCTTTGCCCAGGGCAGGGACCTCTGTCTCACAGCCGTGAGTGCACATGGTGGGTGTTCAGTGAACGTGCCGGCTGGGCCTGGCCCCCCCAGGGGAGGGCACTGGCCTCGCCAGCCCACTCTGCCCCGCTCTTCCTTCACTGAGGCCAGGGCACCTACCCGATGGTGCCCAGGTCACACCGCCCTCCCAGGGTGAAATCCATTCCTCCCGCTGATGGCCACCCACCACTCCCTCTTCTCGTCTCACTCACCTCATGGCTTGTTAGGGCTTTTCCCCAAAAGATCCAACATCCAAGCTccttcccacctctgggcctttgctcttgctgttccctctacctggattCTCTTCCCAGGCTTTTCAAATGGCTGGGTCCATCCTCAGCCTCCGCAGGGGCGCCCCGAGGCCGCCTCCCAGCACTATCCCAACAACCTTGTCCCCTCCAGGGCACTTATCCTAGATTGTAATTACTTTATCTGTTCAGTACCTCACCTCAACCTGCAGGTCTCTGCTGAGctgtcccttcctccaggaagccctccctgatccccAGACTGGGTCAGACATCTGCTCTGGgctcctgcagcccagccctgcccagtctGGGTCGTCGCTGCCTGAGGATGGGCTGTGAGCCCCATGAGGGCAAGGCTGAGACGGTCTTGGCCACCACTGTGTCTCCAGCACCGCCGGGCACCTGGCCGGGCACACAGTGCTAGGGTTGGGTGGGCAGACCTAGCACACACCTGAGTCCAGCACGTGGTTGTTACGGAGGTCCAGGATCTGCAGGGAGCAGTTGAACTTGAGCAGGTTGCCCAGCTGGGCTGAGTCCTGCAGGCCGTTGAGCTTGTTGTCAGCTAGGTACAGCTCCCGCAGATTCATGTTCATCTTCAGGGCTGtggctgggggagcagggaggggccatGACTGGCCGCCCGAGGGAGCTGGGCAACAGCCCCGGCCCACGAGGGCTGCGCATCACGGCTcagcctcccccaggcctggggctcACCGAGCAgcatgaggggccggcccgaCAGGCTGGCGTTCTCCAGGTGCAGCACCGCCAGGCTGCTGCGGATGCGCAGGGCACGGGCCACGAAGGGTGCCGAGTGGTCCAGCAGGGGTGTGTTCCGGGCGTCCAGGTACTGCAGGCAGCTTGTCTGAGGGGCAGGTGCGGGGTGGGTCAGGCTGGCTCCAGCCCACTCTGTGTGGGGAGCCTCCCACCCTGCATCCCCGTGGCTGGTGAGGGAAGGCCCAGCCTGGGGTCCCAGGGCGAGCGAAGCAGCATAGGTGACAGCCGAGCTCCCTGACGGCTGTGCGGCAGAGAAGCCCTGTATGTGAATGAAATGGGGGGCGACTACAGCCGCCTCCAGGGACATGATCACCTCAGAGGGATACAATCGGgcaagggtgggaggaaggacagCATTCGTAGGCACCAGGGCAGGCTGGACACAGGGCACCTCTGGGCACTGCTTTCCCACTGGCCTGAAGCTGGAGCCTGGCACCTCATGACGGCCCACGCTCTGAGGCCTCCTGTAACGGGGCTCTAAGGGCAGGGGCCCCGGGAAAGCGCTGCCCCCTGTGCCCAGTCCCCTCCATCCCGGAGGCTGCTTGGGGAGGCGCCCACCTTGCGCATCATGTGGGCAGCGGCCTGCCAGCCCCGGGTGCCGATGTGCTTGTTGAAGGAGATGTTGAGGTGGGTGGCTGACTCATAGTACTCGATCATGTCGAAGAGCGCCGAGGCTCCCTGGGGGCACAGGCCACGGGGCTGAGCCAGTGGGTGGGGAGAGCCTGAGGCTGCCCCAGCGCCTGGGGGCCGGGAgcgccctcccccttccctgctgcAGTCAGCCTGCCACCCGCCTCCTCCCGCTCCTCCCCCCTGGGGTCCCGCCCAGCGTGCTGCTGACCAGGACGGGCTCCGCAGCGCTCCAGTACCCCTTCCCCTAGGTCTCCTTATTGCCCCAGACCGGGAGCCCCAAACCCTGGGCTCCTCGTGGCCTCTGAGTGTGGGAAGGTGAGGATAGCTGGACCTCAATGGGGCAGCTCAAATTCTGCCCTCAGGGTGCTCTGATCCTCGGGGCATTCCTGGAAACGCTCCTCCTGGTGGCCCACACCTCCTCCCCCTTAGACCTGGCTCCGCGAGTCTCTCCCTTGCTCACAAAGCCCCTGCCTGGGGGGGAGTCTAGGGGAGCCCTGTGTGGGgccccccgccaccccccccATCAAGTCACACTGGATGTCTCCCCGTTTTGTCCTTCAAGAGGCCCGCCCAGCCTCTGTCCACAGGGCTTCCCTCCTGCAGTGCCATCTCCCCCGCAAACCTCAAAGGGGCAGGGGGATCAGGGAGAGGGCAAGGGCATGGCAGGAGCTGCTCACATCCTCGTCCAGGTTCGTCTGCTCCAGATCCACGACCTTGAACTGCAGCCTCTTGAAGACCTCTTCCAGGGCCTCACAGGCCTTGTAGTCGAGCTTCTCACCTGGGACCGGGCGGAGCGTGTGCCTCTGTGAGTGCATGCCCGCTCGAGCGCATGGTGCGGGGCTGGGTGGAAACATGggctccaggcccagggagggaggaagggccctccgcccccgcccctcccctgtGCTTGCGGCACCCATATGGCCCGGGCCCAGCCCCTCTTCTGGCAGGACGGCCACCTCCAGGAGGCCCAAGCCCAGGCTCCCACCTCCAGGGAGACTTGGCCCTGCCAcagccccagggctcccagccTCCGTCCAGACACACACCTTTCAGGTCCAGACAGTCGAGGCGGTGCCCGAGGTCCGTGAACTCCTGGGAAAGCAGAGGGGACGGGGGTCAGGTGGGAAGACCCCTGCAGGGGCCAGGCTGGATCTGGCTCTGTCACCTCTGAGGAGAGGCCATGTTCCGGCGAGGGGCAGGGCGTCAGAGAGCAGGCACCTCTGCCCTCACAGGGCCTGAGCCCCGCAGGCCTGGGTGCAGGCCTCTGCTCAGCTCAACGAAGTGAGGGGGCGGGTCCTGGGTGTCTCGTGGGCAGCCATTCCAGTCAGAGGGAACGACCAGTGCAAAGGCTGTGAGGCAGGCACTAAGGCCGGGAAGGCTGACAGCGCGGGGTCTGAGGCCTGGGGATGAAGCCAGTGCCCCGGCCCGGCACACAGCGGTGCTCAGTGAGGAGCGAAGGCACCGGTCAGTCATCTTCCCAGGCCTctcctgctctgagccccagccccaccctcaaGGGGGTGAGGTCCTGTTCTCCAGGCTCTACACACATTGATCATGGGGTGAACCCAGGTACAGCCTGAGGTCACTCACTAGTAAAGGGCAGGCTTGGTCTGAACCAGGCCAGtggactccagagcccacactcttgGCCACCACCCTGAGTGGGCATCTTTCCCTGGGTGTGGCAACAAGCCCTTCTAGAATCTCCCAACCCAGGTGTGCAGAGATGGGTGGCGAGTATGACTGCTCACAGCAGCACTAAGGGAGCAACAGCCCTAGAAACAAGCAACCTTGGAACATTCTAGAACGACCCATCCAGAGAGAAGGCACTAAGGTGTGCTTTACTAACGTGGCAGCTGGGCGG of the Equus quagga isolate Etosha38 chromosome 13, UCLA_HA_Equagga_1.0, whole genome shotgun sequence genome contains:
- the PPP1R37 gene encoding protein phosphatase 1 regulatory subunit 37: METPPQEAPPGPGADAAAEEAPAEARSPSPASPPADGRLKAAAKRVTFPSDEDIVSGAVEPKDPWRHAQNVTVDEVVGAYKQACQKLNCRQIPKLLRQLQEFTDLGHRLDCLDLKGEKLDYKACEALEEVFKRLQFKVVDLEQTNLDEDGASALFDMIEYYESATHLNISFNKHIGTRGWQAAAHMMRKTSCLQYLDARNTPLLDHSAPFVARALRIRSSLAVLHLENASLSGRPLMLLATALKMNMNLRELYLADNKLNGLQDSAQLGNLLKFNCSLQILDLRNNHVLDSGLAYICEGLKEQRKGLATLVLWNNQLTHTGMAFLGMTLPHTQSLETLNLGHNPIGNEGVRNLKNGLIGNRSVLRLGLASTKLTCEGAVAVAEFIAESPRLLRLDLRENEIKTGGLMALSLALKVNHSLLRLDLDREPKKEAVKSFIETQKALLAEIQNGCKRNFVLAREREEKEQRLQLSASMPEITVTEPQPGQEPGDEPAAEAQENGAPGPAPGPDSDSDSDSEGEDGERAEVPCPALVPPTDSLHPGDRSPPGSPSSLTEQRISVSSPGRGHKVFVVTRVESPPERAEPPVPPAPPSPPAPPCPPSPPALSSPPPSPALPPAAAVGTWDPGSSEPQPQAEPPQPGPPLPNGLKPEFALALPPEPPPGPEAKTGSCGLEHELSCSKNEKELEELLLEASQESGQETL